The following are encoded together in the Oncorhynchus kisutch isolate 150728-3 unplaced genomic scaffold, Okis_V2 scaffold835, whole genome shotgun sequence genome:
- the LOC116362522 gene encoding vegetative cell wall protein gp1-like, with translation MAVCPQAPCPLPRLPTKPPGALPSPQAPYPAPRRPTLPPGSLPSPPESLPCTQAPYLAPRIPTLPPGSLSPGSLPCPVPRLPTLPPGSLPCPQAPYPAPRLPTLPPGSLPCPQAPYPAPRLPTFPSRIPTLHPGSLPCPQNPYPAPRLPVPRLPTLPCPQAPYPALSPGSLPCPQAPYPAPGSLPCPQTPYPAPRLPTLPPGPLPCPQAPSPAPRLPTLPPGSLPCPQAPSPAPRLPTLPAVSTSEYLEPAGAWRPMCPRDRLYWRGQ, from the coding sequence ATGGCTGTCTGCCCCCAGGCGCCCTGCCCTCTCCCCAGGCTCCCTACCAAGCCCCCAGGCGCCCTGCCCTCTCCCCAGGCTCCCTACCCTGCCCCCAGGCGCCCTACCCTGCCCCCAGGCTCCCTACCTTCCCCTCCAGAATCCCTACCTTGCACCCAGGCTCCCTACCTTGCCCCCAGAATCCCTACCCTGCCCCCAGGCTCCCTGTCCCCAGGCTCCCTACCCTGCCCTGTCCCCAGGCTCCCTACCCTGCCCCCAGGCTCCCTACCCTGCCCCCAGGCTCCCTACCCTGCCCCCAGACTCCCTACCCTGCCCCCAGGCTCCCTACCCTGCCCCCAGGCGCCCTACCCTGCCCCCAGGCTCCCTACCTTCCCCTCCAGAATCCCTACCTTGCACCCAGGCTCCCTACCTTGCCCCCAGAATCCCTACCCTGCCCCCAGGCTCCCTGTCCCCAGGCTCCCTACCCTGCCCTGTCCCCAGGCTCCCTACCCTGCCCTGTCCCCAGGCTCCCTACCCTGCCCCCAGGCTCCCTACCCTGCCCCAGGCTCCCTACCCTGCCCCCAGACTCCCTACCCTGCCCCCAGGCTCCCTACCCTGCCCCCAGGCCCCCTACCCTGCCCCCAGGctccctctcctgcccccagGCTCCCTACCCTGCCCCCAGGCTCCCTACCCTGCCCCCAGGctccctctcctgcccccagGCTCCCTACCCTGCCGGCTGTTTCAACCAGTGAATACCTGGAGCCAGCAGGAGCCTGGAGGCCGATGTGTCCCAGAGATAGACTCTACTGGAGAGGCCAG